The Candidatus Paceibacterota bacterium nucleotide sequence GTTTTATATTTGCTTGAGCATGCAATGATTATTCATTCGTGCCAAGAAGAAGAATGCGAAGTCCATAATATGGGAATTCTGAGTTCCTTGGGAATAGGATTTCATTCGTTGATTGACGGAATAACAATTGGCATTGCTTTCCAGTTCGGCCAGGCAATCGGCATTATTGCTTCTTTTGCGGTTATATTTCATGAGACAGCCGAAGGTATTTTTACCTATACATTGTTAACACATGATAATGTTTCTAAAACAAAAGCTTTATTTTATTCTTGGCTGGTTGCCTTGGCAACGCCGGTTGGTGCAATTGCCACGTATTTTTTAACGCGGGGAATGTCTGGGATTTCTTTGGGCGCCTTGCTTTCTATTGCCGCGGGAAGTTTCATATACATAGGCTCTTCTGACTTGGTTCCGGCAACGCACAAGAAGCAGGCATTTTTGAATGTTGTTTTGGTTTTGCTCGGCGTGGGGTTTGTTGTTTTAATGGGGCGTTTGGCTCCGGGAGCATAAAAATATTTTAAAGCAATAATTTTGGGTATTTTTTAAAAATATGGATAATAAATATCTTAAAAAACAAGCTGATGAAATTGAAAAAATCTACTATGAATATATGGTTGAAATGAAAAAATTACGTAAAGAGCAGGACCGCATTGCCGCGAAGTCGGTCCTTAAAAAGATACAAAACGGGGGCGAAAAAAAATATGGAAAATAATGGAACAGAACAAAAAATAGAAACCGTCGTATTAGCCAGTACGGATAAAAGCGGGCTGGAAACGGAGCAAGGGCAAATTTTGCCGGAACAGCTGGTTTTGTTAATGGAAAACCGGCTGGAGAGCGGAAAT carries:
- a CDS encoding ZIP family metal transporter is translated as MSIFLNIIIYSFIAGLSTIAGVYLVKYFKNWTKRNSVYLISFAVGVLLATAFLNLLPEAISSETNWALWTLGTIIVLYLLEHAMIIHSCQEEECEVHNMGILSSLGIGFHSLIDGITIGIAFQFGQAIGIIASFAVIFHETAEGIFTYTLLTHDNVSKTKALFYSWLVALATPVGAIATYFLTRGMSGISLGALLSIAAGSFIYIGSSDLVPATHKKQAFLNVVLVLLGVGFVVLMGRLAPGA